The nucleotide sequence TCAGCGGAGCCGTCACCGGCGAAGCCTCGTACGTTGGCACCATGGCGACCTTCTGGACCTTGGGCTGCGATGCCGACGACCCGCAGCGGATCGCTGCTTTCTGGGCGCTGGCCCTGGGCTATGTCAAGGAGCCCGGTTTCGACGAGCCCGACAACGCATCGATTGTCGACCCGGATGGCCGCGGCCCCGCCATCAGTTTCCTCAGGGTGCCCGAGGGCAAGTCCAGCAAGAACCGCGTGCATATCGACGTCCGGGTGGCCGGTCCGGGCCCCTGGGACATGGTCGAGCGCGCCCGCCTGATCCGGCAGAAGGTCCCCGAGCTGGTCGCCGCCGGCGCGACGGTGACCCGCGAGGAGTGGTACGGCGACGTGCTCGGCCACGTCGTCATGCGGGACCCCGAGGGCAACGAGTTCTGCGTCGCCTGAGGCCGGCCGTCAGGGCTGCGGGGCAGCCGGCCGCCGGACCCGGTAGCGCAGGTGGGTCACGTGCGGCGAGTCCACCGTGGCGAGCCGCTCCAGTTCGATGTGCGCGTCGCCGAGGTGCTCGAACAGGCGCCGGCCCGCGCCGAGCAGCACGGGCGCGAGCTGGATGCGAATCTCGTCGACCAGACCCGCGGCCAGGAACTGCTGGCCGACCGTCGCGCCCATGAGGCGTACGTCGCGGTCGCCCGCGGCGGCGGTGGCCCGGTCGCAGGCGTCGCGGACATCCGTGACGAAGGTGAAGGTGCCGCTCTTCTCGACCCGCTCGGTGAGGGGGTGGTGGGTCAGCACGAGGCAGGGCACCGGGAAGGGGGTGTCGTTCCAGACGTCGATGCCGACGTCGAACGTCCGCCGGCCGAGCACCACGGCGCCCGTGCCCGCCTGCATGTCACGAAAGATCTCGGCGTCCACCTCGTTCGACGAGGCATCGAAGATCCACTCGTGCAGGCGGAGCCCGCCGACGCCCATCGGATTCTCGACGCTGACGTCCGGGCCGGCCATGAAGCCGTCCAGCGACATGGTGATGTCCAGCAGTACCCGTGCCATGGCAGCCCTTCGTCGAGGGACGCCGGGGCGTCCGGGAGCGGCAGGTGCTCGAAACCGTAACGCCGAGGTACGACAGGTAGGCCTCGGCGGACGGCCGGAACGGTCACTCTCCTGGTGACTGTTGCCCGGCGGACTCGCTCCACCGGCGGGCCTCAGCCGACAACTGCGTCATCACCTCCTCCTTCGCGGCGCCGTACTGGGCCCGGCTGTGGCGACACCGCTCGGCGGCGCGTCTCTTTGCCGCCTCGTAGCGACGGGCGGCGTCGGGGTTGGCCGCGAGGTAGGCGCGGAAGACCCGGTTCGCCTCCGGCACCGGCGACGTGACGCGGAAGACGTGCAGGTGGTGAGTTCGCTTCCCGGCGGTGTCCTTGGCGAAGAACAGGTGGTCACCGTCCTCGGGGAAGGCCAGCGGCCGGTAGACGTACCCCAGCTGCTCGAGTGGCCGGAGGTGCGCGACGACGGCGCCGACCTCAGCCACCGCCACCTGGATGTCGATGATGGGCTTGGCCGCACATCCGGGAATGCTGGTCGATCCGATGTGCTCGATGCCCAACGCCGCAGGCAGTGCCTCCGACAACAGCCCTTGTTCGACCGTGAATCGCTGCGGCCAGGCCGGGTCGTAGGGCACGATCTCGACCACCGGTGCATCGTCCTTCACGGCGGTCACCGTATCGGGCCGACGGCCGATGCTCGGAGCCCTATTTCCAGGGTGGGGTGTACCGGCTCACGTAGTCACGGGCACGCGGCAGCGGGTCACGCCAGTACCGGTCCGGCATGCGGCTGTGGTGCGTTTCGCAGAACTCGGCAAGACTCTCGGCGATCGTCACGCGCTCCAGCGGGCGGCCCTCGAAGGCCGTGTTGGCGGTCAGCAGCTGCGGCTCCGGATTCCAGCCCGAGTGATCGAACGCCCAGCCGTCCCACACCGCGTAGACGTGGAAGATCTGCCAGTCGCCGGCGAAGCGCACCCCTGCCATCTCCATCGGCCGGTCGGGGTAGAAGTCCCGGCAGACCCACGCCAGGATGTGACACGCTCCGGCAGCGAAGAAGGCCTGGTCCGTCCGCTCCCAGGCGATCCGCTGATCCGACCGCTCGATCGCCGTCCTCCGGAAGATTCCCGCTGCCTCGGCCGTCACGACACGGGACGATAACCCAGCGGCAACCGCGCGTCCGCTCTCACACGTTGCCGAAGGTCGGCGTGCCCGCGCTGTCGTAGGTCAGCATGGTCACCCCGGTGCCGGAGGTGCGGGTGCCGGTGAGCCGCAGGCCCGCCGGGGGCACGCCGTCGGCGAAGAGTCGCTGCCCGCGCCCCAGCACGACCGGGAAGACCAGCAACTGGTACGTGTCGATGAGCCCCTCCCGCATCAGCGACCGGGCGAGCGCGCCGCTGCCGTGCACCTGGAGTTCCCCGCCGGGGCGGTTCTTCAGTTCGGCGACGGCGGCGGCCAGGTCGCCGTCGAGGCGGTGCGAGCCCGACCAGGTCAGCTCATCGTCGCGGGTGGTGGCGACGTACTTCGGCAGCCGGTTGAGCGGGTTGTCCGGGCCGCCCTGGGCCGGGTCGGTCACGTGCGGCCAGTAGGCAGCCATGATGTCGTAGGTGCGACGGCCCAGCAGCAGGGCCTCGGCCCGCTCGAAGGTCTCGCCCATCCACCCGCCGACCGTCTCGTCGAAGTGCGGCGGCAGCCAGCCACCCAGGTCGAACCCGCCGCTGCGGTCCTCCTCCTGGCCGCCGGGGGCCTGCATGACGCCGTCCAGGGTCAGGAACGTGGTGATGGTGAGTCGCATGGTGCTGCCTCCCTCCTCGTGACCGGCCCCGCGCCGGTCTCCACTCTGCCGACGGCCGGGGACCGACCGATTCGACAGCCCACCCGGATCAACGATGTGACCTGGGCCACACCGGCTCAGGGCTTACGCGCGAACAGGTACGCCGCCGGACGCCTGCCCTCCTCCGGCGCCTGCCAGGTGCTCGCGGTGACCGGAAGGCCCGCCGCCGCGAGCAACGCCGCGATCCCCTCCGGCCGGGCGTAGTACCGCGAAGCGCAGTTCCGGGTACGCGCGCCGGGCCAGTGCGACCATCCGTGGCGACAGGTCGACGCCGAACGCGTCGACGCCCAGGGCCGCCAGGTGGGCGGTGACGTGGCCGGGGCCGCAGCCGAGGTCGGCCACCACCCCGCCGGTCGCCCGGGCCAGTTCGGCGAAGGCGCCGAGCAGCGCCCGGTCCAGCGGCAGCTCGGACAGTTTGGTGGGGACCAGCGCCGCGTAGTCGGCGGCGACCGTGTCGTAGGCGGCCCGGGTCTCGGTGAGGTGGGCGCGCTCGGTCACGCCCCGACCGTACCGGGCGGCGGCGCGGTCGGCGGCGACGTACCCTCCGCTCATGGTGACCGAGACGGATCTCCAGCTGGCCGACGGCCGCACGCTGCACGTCTACGACACCGGCGGGTCCGATCGGCTCGCCGTCTTCTGGCACCACGGCACGCCGAACATCGGTGCACCACCCGCGCCGCTGTTCGCCGCGGCCGACCGGCTCGGCCTCCGTTGGATCTCGCACGACCGCCCCGGCTACGGCGGGTCGACGCCGCTGCGGGGGCGTGACATCGCCTCGGCCGCCGCCGACGTCTCCGCGGTGGCCGACGCAATGGGCGTCGACCGGATTCGCGACGATGGGCCACTCCGGCGGCGGTCCGCACGCGCTGGCCTGCGCCGCGCTGCGGCCCGACCGGGTGGTCGCCGTAGTGGTCGGCGCCGGCCTGGCCCCGTACGGGGCGGACGGGCTGGACTGGTTCGCCGGAATGGTGCCCGCCGGGGTGGCGTCGCTGCGGGCCGCCGCCGCGGGACGGGCGGCCAAGGAGGCGCACGAGGCGTCGGGCGCCGTGTACGACCCGGAGTTCACCCCGGCCGACCTGGCCGCCCTGCACGGCGAGTGGTCCTGGTTCGACAGTGTGGTGGGTCCGGCGACGCAGGCCGGCCCGGGCGGGCTCATCGACGACGACCTGGCGTACGTGCACGCGTGGGGCTTCGACCCCGCCGACGTGACGTCGCCGGTGCTGCTGGTGCACGGCGAGCGGGACGGCATCGCCCCGGTGGCGCACGCCGAGTGGCTGGCGCGGCGCTGCCCCTCGGCCGAGCTGCGCCGCTACCCGGACGACGGGCACATCTCGGTGCTGCGGCACGCCGGGGCGGCGCTGGAGTGGCTGCGCCGGCGCGCCGACGAGGCGTCCGCCGGGAGCCGGCAAGGTTGAGTCGTTGACGACATCAGCTCGACAGGGGTGCACACCCAACGCGCCCGGGCCGGTAGGTGGCGGTGGGTGAGGCGGCGGCCGGGGTGCCCGGCCGCCGCCTCGCCGCGCCGGATCGGGCGCGGACCGCGGCCCGGCACGGGGACCTTGGAAGGTCTCCCGTGCGGGCCGTGGTGCCGGCGCCGGCCGGGTGGAGGGTCGAAGTGGCCCGCCCCGGCGCCGGAGTTCGGTGGGTCGACCGGCCGGCCTCGCCGTGGGCGCGCCGGTCACCGACCTCATGCCCCTCAGCGCTCACCCCACCGGGGATGTCACAGCGGGCACCCGCGGTAAACCGGATGACCGGTCGCCGCGCGGCGGTCACCATCGACGGATGCCGCAGCATCGACCCGCCGAGCCGGACATCCGGCGCTACTACACCGAGGTCTTCGCCGAGGCGGACCGGCTGGACCGGTCGCCGCAGGGACGGCTGGAGGCGTGCCGCACGCGCGACCTGCTCGCCCGGCTGCTGCCGCCCCCACCGGCCGAGGTGCTGGACATCGGCGGTGGCCCCGGCGCGTACGCCGGCTGGCTCGCCGCCGCGGGGCACCGGGTGCACCTGGTCGACCTGGTGCCGGCGCACGTGGCGGCGGCACGGGCGGCGTACCCGGGAATCACGGCGACCGTGGGTGACGCCCGGCACCTGCCGCTGCCCGACGGCCGCGCCGACGCGACCCTGCTGCTCGGCCCGCTCTACCACCTGCCCGACCGGGCGGACCGGGTGGCGGCGCTGCGCGAGGCGGCCCGGCTGACCCGGCCCGGTGGCCCGGTGCTCGCGGCCGCCATCAGCCGCAACGCCGCCCTCATCGACCTGACCGCGCAGGGGCGGGTGGACGAGCACAACCGTGCGCTGCTGCGTGAGGAGTACGCGACCGGGGTGAACGATCCGCGGACCGGCTTCACGACGGCCTACTTCCACCGCCCGGAGCAGCTGGCGGACGACTTCGTGGCGGCCGGCCTGCCGGCCCCCGCCGTGTACGGGGTGGAGGGTCCCCTGTGGCCGTTGCTGAACGCGCTCGGCACCGGCCCGGCCGAGCGGCTCTTCGCCGACGCGGCGGCCTGTGCCGAGACGTTCGAGCGGGATCCCGCGGTGCTCGGGGCCAGCGCGCACCTGATCGCCGTGGCCCACACGGGAGTGGACCGGAGCCGGCCCGCCGGCTGAAATCGCCACAGCGACGCGCCGCGCACCGAGGGTGACCGGCCCCGGACGCACGTGTTATTCTCCGGCGTCGATCCACCGTGCGGACCCGACCGGGTCGCTGCCGGAAGGACACCTCCCCCGATGCCGGTCGTAGCCGCCACGACCCTGCCGCCGTCCGCGCTGGACCGGCCGGCGGGCGGCGCGTTCACCCTGATCTTCACCACCCTGCCGGCGCTGCTCCGGCTCACCTGCGGCCTGGTCGCCGCGGTGGTGGCGCTGTCGGTGCGCACGCCGCCGGTCCGGGTGGCCCTGCTGGTGCCGGCGGTCGTCGCGCTCACGGCCTGGTCGGTCTGGTACGCGGTCCGCGCGCTCCGGTACGGGTTCACGGGCCCGCTGGTGGCCGGCGACGTGGCGCTGACCACCGCGGCGGGGCTGGCGATCCCCTGGCTCGTCGCGCCGGAGGTGCTGCCCGGCGAGGGCAGCTGGCTGGCGGTGCTGGCCAGCACCACGGTCATCAACGCGCAGGCCACCGCCCCGGCCCGCTGGTCGGTCCCGGCCGGGCTGCTCGTCACCGCGGGCTACGCGACCGGCGCCACCCTCGCCCGCAACCCGGTCGAGGCGCGGGCGCACACCGCGACGCTGCTCGTGCAGATCGGCTGCACGGCGGTGACGACCGCGGTCATGCGCCGCCGGATCGGGCGCGCCGACGCCGCTTTCGGGGACTACCAGCGGCTGTCGCGGGAGGCCGTGGTGGGGCGGGCCGCCCGGGAGGCCGAGCGGCGGCAGAACCGGGACCTGCACGACACCGTTCTCGCCACGCTCACCATGGTGGGTCTGGGCGCGGTGCCCGGTCCGTCCGCCGCGCTGCGCGAGCGGTGCGCGGCCGACCTGCGTACCCTCGCCGCCCTGGCCGACGCGCGGGCGACGCCGGCCGGCGCGGTCGCCCTCGACGAGCGGCTGCGGACGGTCCTCGCCCGCCTGCCCGAGCTGACCGTGGACGCGAGGCTCGTGCCGTGCCGGGTGCCCGCCACGGTCGCCACGGCGCTCGCCGGCAGCGCCGCCGCCGCGCTGGCCAACGTGGTCCGGCACGCGCCGGGCGCCACCGCCACGCTGCGCCTGACCTCGGACGCCGGCGCCGTCGTGGTCGAGGTGGCCGACGACGGCCCCGGCTTCGACCCGGCCGCCGTCCCGGCCCACCGGTACGGGCTGCGCGAGTCGATCCACGGCCGGATGGCCACGGTGGGCGGCCGCGCGGTCGTGACCTCCGCCCCTGGTGCCGGCACCCGGATCCGGCTGGAGTGGTCCGGTGTCCACTGAGTCGGGAACGGTCGGGACCGGCATGGCCGCCCCGGCGATCGTGCGGCAGCGGGCGCCGGAGCGCGCCGGGCCCGGGGCGCCGGCGACCGCGGCGCACGCGGTGGGCGACGCCTCGGACCGGGGCGCCCGGATCGTGGCGGTGGGCATCGCGCTGGCCTGGCACCTGGCGATCGGGTTGCCGGCGCTGCTCGGCTCCTGGTCCCGGCTGGCCGCCCCGCCGGTGGTCGCCGCCGGCTGGCTGCTGACCACGGGGGTCGGTGTCGCGGCCGGCGTACGCCTCCTGCGCGGCGGGCTGCCGCCCGCGCGGCTGCCGGCGGTGGCGCTGCTGGTGGTCGACGGGGTGGTCTTCGCGGCGGCCGGTGAGCGGCAGCTCTTCACCGCGGCCAACTGGGTGTGGGGCGGGCTGGCCTGGTTCTTCCTGCTGGTGCTCTGGCGGCGGCCGTTGAGCTGGCTGCTCGTGCTGCTCGCCGCGCACGCGACGATCGCCCTGGCCGCGGTGGTCCTGCACGGCGCCACCGCCCCGGCCGACCTCAGCCGCTACGCCATGTACGTCTACGGCACCTCGTCACTGCCGGTGGCCGTGTTCGCCGGGGCGGCGGCGATCGCGGCGCTCGCCCGGGACCGGGCCTCCACGGCCGCGGCGGCCCTGGCCGTGGCGGCGGAACGGGACGCGGCGGAACGGGCCCGGCGGGAGCGGCAGGCGCGGCTGGCTCTGGTCAGCGGCACGGCCGAGGAGGTGCTGGCCGCCCTCGCGTCCGGCGAGGCCGACCCGGCCGACCCGGCGGTGCGCCGCCGTGCCGTGCTGGCGGCCGCCCGGCTGCGCCGGTTGATCGCCGAGTCGGACGACGTGCCGGATCCGCTGCTGCACGAGCTGCGCGCCGCCGCCGACCTGGCGGAACGGAACGGCCTGCCGATCGAGCTGGTCGCCGTCGGGGCCCCGCCGGAGCTTCCGGTCGAGGTCCGGCGGAAGCTGGCCGACCCGGCGACCGCCGCGCTCGCCGGCGCCCGCGGCTGGGCGCGGCTGACCGTGGTGGCCGGCCCGGACGAGGTGGTGGTCAGCCTCGTCACCCCCGACCACGACGGGCCGGACGCGACCGGCCCGCCCGACGGGGACGGGAACGGGTCGGTGGAACACCTGCACGAGCGCGACGGGGAGATCAGATGGACGCAGACGCGGTGGCGGAGGACGTGACCGGCGGGCCGCCGGTGGGCGTGGCGATCGTGGACGACCACCCGGTCGTGATCGACGGGGTACGGGCCTGGCTGGCCGGTGAGCCGCGGCTGCGGGTGCTGGCCACCGGGGACGACCCGGACGTGGTGCTGCGGGCCGCCCCGGAGGCCGAGGTGGTCCTGCTCGACCTGCGGCTGCACGGGCGCATGGTGCTCGACAAGCTCGCCGAGCTGAGCGCCGCGGGCCGCCGGGTGGTGGTCTACTCCGAGCACACCGACCCGGAGACCATGCTGGCCGCGCTCGACGCCGGCGCGGTGGCGTTCCTGGCCAAGCACGAGGGCCGGGAGCACTGCGTGGCCACGGTGCTCGCGGCGGCGAGCGACCGGCCGTACGTGCCGCCGGCGCTGGCCGGCGCCATCGTGGGCGACGCCCGCCCGGACCGGCCCGCCCTGTCCGACAAGGAGCGCGAGGCCCTGCTGCTGTGGTTCCAGTCGATGTCGAAGGCGTCGGTGGCGCGCCGGATGCGGATCAGCGAGCACACCGTGAAGCAGTACGTGGACCGGGCGCGGATCAAGTACACCCGGGCGGGGCGGCCCGCGGCCACGAAGGCGGCGTTGCTCGCCCGGGCGATCGAGGACGGCCTCGTCCGGCCGGAAGATATCGGCATCTACCGGCCACAGGCGTCCGCCGACCGGCCGACCCCCTAACGGGTGTCATGACAACTGCCCCGGGGTGCGGGAGGCTCGACGTATCGCCAACCGCCACCGGGAGGTCGTCACCGTGCAGGAGGACGCCGCACCCTTCTTCATCGGGCCCCACCGCTTCGACGCGGACGACGATCGCACCCGTCCCCTGCTCGACCGGCGCTACGCCCTGCTCCCCGAGCCGGGCGAGCAACTGCTGGGCCAGCACCGGCTGCTGGTGGCGGGTCACCTGCTCGGGCCCACCGACGACCTCCGGTCCTGGGCGCTGCCCACCCCGGCGGCGGTCACCCTGACCGACCGCCGGCTCGCGTACGTCTGCACCGGCTCCGAGCTGTCCCTGGTCTCCGGGCGGGACGGCCGCACGGACGCCCGGCACCGGCGCCCGGTCCGGCTGTCCCGCCTGGTCAGCGGGCAGATCCGCTGGCAGTGGCCGTCGCGGCTGGAGGTGTCCGAGGGCCCGGACGGCACCGGCGAGCTGCGGGTGGTCTGCGACGCGCTGCGCACCATCCGCCAGCCGGCACTGGCGCTCGCCGGCCCGGCCGGCCTGATCGCCGCGCTGGCCCAGCAGGTACGCCGCTCGGTGGCCGCGTACCGGCTGGCCCGCCCCGACCTCGTGGACCTCTCCCCGCCGGAGCGGGACACCCTGGTGGTCCGGATGGGCCCGGCGCCGGGCCCGACCCGGGGTGCCCTGACCCTGCCGGGTTCGCTGCCGGTCGAGTTCCTGTCCCGCGACGACTACTACCGCCCGGCCCTGGCCGAGCCGCCGGCCTGGCCCCGCCAGGACGTCCCGGCGCGGGACCGCCCGGGCTCCGCCTGCTGACCCGCCCGACGGGCGCCGCCGCGGATCAGGAGGCGGGGGTACGGCGACCCGGGCGGTCCAGCTCGGCGGCCTGCTCCGGGGTGGGCGCGGTGCCGCCCAGGTGCGCCGGCTGCCACCAGGCGTCGTCCGGGCCGGCGGGCTGGTCGGGATATTCCCGCTGGGCGCGGTCGACCAGCGCGGTGAGCCGGGTGCGCAGCTCGGCGGTGAGGGCGTTGCCGTCCGCGTGGGCCGCCGGGTCGATGGGCTCGCCGACCAGGATGGTGATCGGGGTGTGCCGGCGGGTCAGGGTGCGCGGCCGGCCCTTGGTCCACAGCCGCTGGGTGCCCCAGAGCGCCACCGGCAGCAGCGGCACGGCGGCCTCCTGGGCCATCCGGGCCGCACCGTTCTTCAGGTCCTTCACCGTGAACGAACGGCTGATCGTCGCCTCCGGGAAGACGCCGACCACCTCGCCGCGGCGCAGCGCGCCCACCGCCGAGGCGTACGAGCCGGCGCCCGCGGCGCGGTTCACCGGGATGTGCTTCATGCCGCGCATCAGCGGGCCGGAGACCTTGTGCCGGAAGACGGCGTCCTTGGCCATGAACCGGACCAGCCGGCCGGAGTCGCGCGCGCCGTAGCCGCAGAAGATGAAGTCGAGGTAGCTGACGTGGTTCGAGGCCAGCACCGCCCCGCCGGTGCGCGGCACGTGCTGGCTGCCCTCCACCCGCAGGCGCAGGTCGAGAGCGCGGAACATCGTCTTGGCGGCGAGGATCACGGGCGGGTACACGAGTTCCGGCATCCGCCAACTTTACCCCGAGTAGGTTACGGGACCGTAGGGGCGAAGTCGCCCCGCTCTGCCGTCGGCAGAGCGGCTGGCCGTGGCGGGGGCACTGCGGTCAGCATGGCCGGATGACCGATCGCGCCGTACTGCTCTGGATCCACGGCGGCGGGTGGCGGGCCCGCTCCGAGGAGGACGGGGGCGCGCTCGCCCCGCTCGGGCTGCGGGTGGTGCCCGCCACCTACCGCTTCGCGGCCGAGGCCCGCTGGCCGGCCCAGCTCGACGACGTACGCGCCGCCGCGCGGGACGCCCGGGCCGCGGCGGGCGGGCTGCCGCTGCTGGTCGGCGGCGACTCGGCCGGCGCCATGCTGGCCCTGCACCTGGGCCTGCGCGGGGTGGACCGGCCGGGCGACGTCCACGGGGTGCTGGCCTACTGGGCGCCGGTCGACCCGCTGGACCCGGACTGGCGGCGGCTGCGCCGGCACGACGACCCCTGGGCGGGCCTGCTGGGCCACCCGCCCGCCCCGGGCGACGCGGCGACCGCCGACGCCACGGTCGCGAGCCACCTGGGTTCGGGCGTACCCGTGCTGCTCGTGCACGGTCGCGACGACGCCGCGGTGCCGGCCGCCCAGTCGGTCGGGCTGGCGGGCCGGCTGCTGGCCGCCGGCCACCCGGCGCACCTGTGGCTCACCCACGGCGGGCACGCGCTGGACCTGGACCGCCCCGACATCCGGGCGGTCACCGCCGCGTTCCTGGACCGCGTCCTGCCGCCGGCCTGAGCCGACTACGGTGCAGGGCATGCCCGATCTCACCGCGATCGTCATCCACTGCCGCGACCCCTACCTGCTCGCCCCGTTCTGGAGCACGGTGACCGGGCTGCCCGTGGTCGAGGAGGACCGGGTGAAGCTCGGTGACCGGTCGCTGGAGCCGGACGAGTCGGTGCTGCTGCGCGACCCCGCCGGCCACCGGCCCGACGTCTGGATCAGCCCGGTCGACGACCTGCCCGGCCCCGGCCGGATCCACCTCGACCTGGTGGGCGACGCCGAGGAGCGGGCCGCCGTGCTGGAGGCGGGTGCCACGGTGGTGCGCGAGCTGCCCCGGTGGACCGTGCTGGCCGACCCGGAGGGCAACGAGTTCTGCCTGCTGCCCCGCAGCGAGGCGCACGGCGACACGCTGCTGCCCGGGCACTGAGCCCACGACAGCGCGCCGCCGGCCGGTCGGCCGGCGGCGCGTCGGCGCCTCGGGTCAGGAGGCGAGTTGGTGCAGGTCCAGCCGGCCCCGGGCGAAGGCGTCCACCCGCCCCCACCGGCCGGGGATGTCCAGCACCTCGATGCGCCCCATGCCGACCGGCAGCCGCGGGTCCACCGCGAGGTGCCCCTCGTGCGGCTCCAGCCCCAGCATGGTCCGGATCAGCAGCAGCGGGGTCCCGGTCGACCAGGCCTGCGGGCTGCACGCCGTCGGGTACTCCACCGGGAACTTGGTCAGCTCACGCTGGTAACCGCCGAACGCCTCGGGCAGCCGCCCGTCGAAGTACCGCGCCGCGTCCAGGATGCCGCTGGCGATGGTGGCGGCCTCCTCGGCGAAGCCGTACCGGCGCAGGCCCCAGGCGATGAAGGAGTTGTCGAACGGCCAGATCGTGCCGTTGTGGTAGCCGATCGGGTTGTACCGGACCTCGCCCTCGGCCAGCGTGCGCACGCCCCAGCCGGAGAAGAGCCGTGGGCCGACCAGGTGCGCGGCGATCTGCTCCGCCCGGTCCTCCTGCACGATGCCGCTCCACAGCAGGTGGCCGATGTTGGAGCTGAGCACGTCGCACTGCCGGCCGTTCGGGTCCAGCCCCAGGGCGTAGAAGCCGCCGTCGGCCACCCACCAGTCCCGGTTGAACCGCTCCTTGAGCTCCGCCGCCTCCCGTTCCAGCTGGTCGGCGAACGCGGGGTCGTCCCAGAACTCCCGGGCCATCCGGGCGGCCCGCATCTTCGCGTCGTACGCGTACCCCTGCACCTCGCAGGTGGCCCGGGGGAACGGCGGCAGCGTGCCGTCGGAGTACGACAGGGAGTCCCAGGAGTCCTTCCAGCACTGGTTCTCCAGGCCGGTGTCGGTGTTGCGCCGCTCGTACCAGATGTAGCCGTTGCCGACCAGGTCGGCGTAGTCGTCGATCCACATCAGCGCGGCCCGGCACTCCCGTTCCAGCTCCTTGACCAGCGCGACGTCGCCGCTCCACTTCTCGTACTCGTCGAGCAGCACGATGAACAGCGGCGTCGCGTCCACCGAGCCGTAGTACGGCGAGTGCGGCTGCTCCTCGAATGCGGCGGTCTCGCCGTAGCGCATCTCGTGCAGGATCC is from Micromonospora terminaliae and encodes:
- a CDS encoding glycogen debranching N-terminal domain-containing protein; protein product: MAASNTIRILDGNTFVVSEDTGDIEATPSEPTGLFSLDMRFLSKWVLTVNGERLNALSYDDLQYYEARFFLVPGMATHYIDAKLSIIRERAVGGSFRESLTILNHDEKAVDLEIRMDAGADFADLFQVKDEILNKKGETYSEAERDKLRLGYRRGNFRRETVISASRPARYDRNGFAWSIHLEPNEQWDTAIDVQTYAIGPGGRDLRMGLRAHGTERLALQHDLEQWIAKAPKVNSEHGEVASTYRRSLIDLAALRFSPLSLGGQTLPAAGLPWFMTMFGRDSIFTCLQALPFAPAMSKTTLRILGALQGTRFDDFRDEDPGRILHEMRYGETAAFEEQPHSPYYGSVDATPLFIVLLDEYEKWSGDVALVKELERECRAALMWIDDYADLVGNGYIWYERRNTDTGLENQCWKDSWDSLSYSDGTLPPFPRATCEVQGYAYDAKMRAARMAREFWDDPAFADQLEREAAELKERFNRDWWVADGGFYALGLDPNGRQCDVLSSNIGHLLWSGIVQEDRAEQIAAHLVGPRLFSGWGVRTLAEGEVRYNPIGYHNGTIWPFDNSFIAWGLRRYGFAEEAATIASGILDAARYFDGRLPEAFGGYQRELTKFPVEYPTACSPQAWSTGTPLLLIRTMLGLEPHEGHLAVDPRLPVGMGRIEVLDIPGRWGRVDAFARGRLDLHQLAS